The following coding sequences lie in one Carassius carassius chromosome 1, fCarCar2.1, whole genome shotgun sequence genomic window:
- the LOC132140670 gene encoding myeloid-associated differentiation marker-like protein 2 codes for MDPQGGHYLNRAAVLSGVGAARMCQLLLGCTTMALVAHSAGFSATYGTYCMFVWCFCFAVTLVVFSLDVTRLHGCMPISWDNFTVAFSMLATLMYVTASIVYPVYFLRSECPSEGCEVRNYRIAVTFCSSVCCFAYGAEVFITRAKPGHVVGYMATVSGLLKVVQAFIACIIFGALANDSEYNRHIPTQYCVVVYSLCFAVTVVVVALTVSGRTSSLRFPFDRFVVIYTFLAMLLYLSAAVVWPVFSFDKKYGTLVRPKDCQRGKCPWDSKLVIAVFTCANLVLYFTDLVYSQRIRFVSHSAA; via the coding sequence ATGGACCCCCAAGGAGGCCATTATCTAAACAGGGCAGCAGTACTGTCTGGAGTCGGCGCTGCCCGGATGTGCCAGCTGCTTCTAGGTTGCACCACCATGGCCTTGGTGGCCCACAGTGCAGGTTTCAGTGCCACCTACGGGACCTACTGCATGTTCGTCTGGTGTTTCTGCTTTGCCGTCACACTGGTGGTCTTCTCTCTGGACGTGACGAGGCTACACGGGTGTATGCCCATCTCCTGGGACAACTTCACTGTGGCCTTCTCCATGTTGGCCACTCTCATGTATGTCACGGCTTCGATAGTCTACCCAGTCTACTTCCTCAGATCTGAGTGCCCATCCGAGGGCTGCGAGGTGCGCAACTATCGCATCGCTGTCACCTTCTGCTCCAGCGTCTGCTGCTTCGCCTACGGGGCCGAGGTGTTTATCACACGGGCCAAGCCGGGCCACGTGGTTGGCTACATGGCCACTGTGTCTGGTCTGCTCAAGGTGGTCCAAGCCTTCATAGCCTGCATCATCTTCGGTGCTCTGGCCAATGACAGTGAATATAACCGCCACATCCCTACTCAGTACTGCGTGGTAGTCTACAGCCTGTGCTTTGCTGTAACAGTGGTGGTGGTGGCCCTGACTGTCTCGGGGAGAACGTCTTCACTGCGCTTCCCTTTTGACCGCTTTGTGGTCATCTACACCTTCCTTGCAATGCTGCTGTATCTGAGTGCTGCTGTGGTCTGGCCGGTTTTTAGTTTTGATAAGAAATATGGCACCCTGGTGCGACCAAAAGACTGTCAGAGAGGAAAGTGCCCATGGGACAGCAAGCTGGTAATCGCTGTGTTCACTTGTGCCAACCTGGTGCTGTACTTCACCGATCTTGTTTACTCTCAAAGAATACGATTTGTCTCACATTCAGCTGCGTAA
- the notum1a gene encoding palmitoleoyl-protein carboxylesterase notum1a: MECRRPQRSVRVLDVFHWAVMLLSLIQSGALGARKFRGGRNPQPRRALPSAHYRDRAETTESFSLDFTAVEENMDNFMTQVKNLAQSLYPCSAQKLDYEMKLHFLENTSVTCNDGTPAGYYLKESKGSRRWLIFLEGGWYCFNKENCNSRYETMRRLMSSSNWPQTKTGTGILSSLPEENPHWWNANMVFIPYCSSDVWSGATAKTDQNDYAFMGSLIIKEVVKDLLTKGLDNAKILLLAGSSAGGTGVLLNVDPVSELLEELGHANIQVRGLSDSGWFLDNKQYRCTDCVDPINCAPTEVIKRGIIYWGGVVPERCRQAYEGKEWNCFFGYKVYPTIKRPVFIVQWLFDEAQLTVDNIHLTGQPVQEGQWRYIQNLGTELRNTLKDVPAMFAPACLSHEFITRNYWTDVQVKGTSLPRALHCWDRSLQENSRNNKSPPKGCPVHLIDSCPWPHCNPTCPTVRDQSTGQEMNVIQFLMHMGFDVQKMAHQQGMDPSKLLGMLSSGS; encoded by the exons ATGGAGTGCAGGCGGCCGCAGAGGAGCGTAAGGGTGCTGGATGTCTTTCACTGGGCTGTGATGCTGCTGAGCTTGATTCAGTCCGGCGCGCTCGGCGCGAGGAAATTCCGCGGAGGGCGAAACCCGCAGCCGCGGCGAGCGCTCCCCTCCGCTCATTACCGGGACCGCGCGGAAACCACCGAGAGCTTCTCACTGGACTTCACAGCTGTTGAAGAAAACATGGACAATTTCATGACTCAGGTGAAGAACTTGGCGCAGTCCCTCTACCCCTGTTCGGCCCAGAAGCTCGACTACGAGATGAAGCTACATTTCCTGGAGAATACATCAGTCACCTGTAACGACGGGACCCCAGCAGG GTACTACCTGAAGGAGTCCAAAGGAAGCAGAAGGTGGTTAATATTTCTGGAGG GTGGCTGGTACTGCTTCAACAAAGAGAACTGTAACAGCAGATACGAGACCATGAGGAGGCTCATGAGCTCCTCCAATTGGCCCCAAACTAAGACAG GCACAGGAATACTGTCTTCGCTTCCAGAGGAAAACCCACACTGGTGGAACGCCAACATGGT GTTCATCCCATATTGCTCAAGTGATGTATGGAGTGGAGCCACAGCAAAAACTGATCAAA ATGACTATGCATTCATGGGTTCACTGATCATAAAGGAAGTTGTAAAGGACCTGCTAACAAAGGGTCTGGACAATGCTAAGATACTGCTTTTAGCTGGAAGCAG TGCGGGTGGCACTGGGGTGTTGCTGAACGTGGACCCAGTATCTGAGCTCCTGGAGGAGTTGGGTCACGCAAACATTCAGGTCAGGGGTCTGTCCGACTCTGGCTGGTTCTTGGACAATAAACAATACCGCTGCACTGACTGCGTGGACCCCATCAACTGTGCCCCCACAGAGGTCATCAAGAGAGGAATCAT ATACTGGGGCGGTGTGGTACCTGAGCGATGCCGACAGGCTTATGAAGGAAAAGAATGGAACTGCTTCTTTGGATATAAAGTTTATCCTACCATTAAAC GCCCTGTGTTCATAGTGCAGTGGCTTTTCGATGAAGCCCAGCTAACAGTCGACAACATTCATCTTACGGGACAGCCCGTCCAAGAGGGCCAATGGCGTTATATTCAGAATCTGGGTACTGAACTGAGGAACACTCTAAAGGATGTCCC TGCCATGTTTGCTCCAGCTTGCCTTTCGCATGAATTCATAACAAGAAA TTACTGGACTGATGTTCAAGTCAAAGGCACGTCTTTACCCAGAGCGCTCCACTGCTGGGACCGCAGTCTACAAGAAAACAGCCGAAATAATAAATCCCCTCCCAAAGGCTGCCCTGTGCACTTGATCGACAGCTGTCCGTGGCCTCACTGCAACCCAACGTGCCCAACGGTCCGAGATCAGTCTACGGGACAGGAGATGAACGTTATCCAGTTCCTCATGCACATGGGCTTTGACGTGCAGAAGATGGCCCATCAGCAAGGCATGGACCCAAGCAAGCTACTGGGCATGCTCAGCAGCGGCAGCTAA